CGACTGACCGTCGATCAACTGAGCGACCCGAAGCGCCCACTGCTGGTTGCGTCCGCCAAGACCAGCCTGCCCTTTGATAGAAACCGTCACCTCGCCGGCGGAGAGGATACAGAGCGGAATCGATGCAACGGATTCCTCGCGTGCCCGCTCCACAAGATATTTCGCGGCATCGCTGTAATCCCAGTCATCGCAGGTATTGTCGACGATGACGCGATATCCAGCGGTGGAGACCAGTTGTATGGCTTCCTCGATCAGTGAGTCGCTCGACAACAATGAGAGACTGGTCGAAGGTAAGCGCCCCTCAGGAAGAGTCTTGGGCGTCTCAGGCATTTGCTCTAAAAACCGCGCCATCGCCTCGGGAACAGGTGCAAGCAATGGCGTTTCTGCGAGGATACGCCGAACCTCTTCCACGGTGCTGGTATCCGCAAGCGACGGGCCCGAGCCCACAATGTCGAGCCTTCCCGGTGGAACATCCGAGATAAGAACCGTGCATCGCGTCGCCGCACCTGCCGCGAGCGCCAGACGACCGCCTTTGATCGCGGAGAAGTGTTTGCGCAGAACGTTTGTCTTGCCGATTGCAAGTCCGGAATGAAGCAGTCGTCTATAGAATGCGGACAGATCCTCTGAACTGATGGAAGCATCGAGCGGAGCTTCTGCCATGGCGGAGGCTCCACCACTTATGAGATAGAGAACCAGGGTGTCTTCGTCGGCCGTTTGCATCAACTGAAGAAGTTCATGCGCCGCGACGAATGAATTTCTTCCCGGCACGGGATGGTCACCCCGCAACGAGAGAATTCCGGGGGGTGCAGCCCATGTACCGAGCCCAACCACCACCCCCGTCAACGGAAGTGCATCGCCAAGCGTTTGAATAGCGTGCTCCGCCATAGGTACAGAAGCTTTGCCGATCGAGACAAGAAAAATGCGTTTGAACAGACGCAGATCGAAACGGTCCTCGCCTACACGAAGTTCGCTTCCTTCCAGGACGAAAGAGTCGCGCATGCTCCGCGGCACGTTCACCCGTAACATCACTTGGGTGAAAAGCCACTGAGCATAGCCTTTCGGGTTCTGTTGCCTTGGCGCGATCTCTTCTCTATCTAGGAACGGTGGCACGCTTTATTCCCTCTAGACCAGTTTCAGTGCGCGCACCGCCTCACCGGCGGCCCGCAAGTTGGCCAGCTTCATCTCAGAATACTTGCGTGACAGAATTACGCCATCTGCCCCGCCATGAAATGCAGCCTCGACCACTTGTCTTGTGATGTCAGGAGTGCTCTTCGCGCTTCCTTGCGCAGTAGGAATATCGATGTCGATCCCAGGCCACAGCTTCGTCTTTGCACCGGCCAGGCCCTCCCTGGCGCGCTTGGTCTCTCGCAGGACGTAGTCGGCGGAAAATCCTCTGGCTGCAAGTTGCTTCATATCCGCTTCCGGGCCGTAATCAAGGACGCGGTAGTGAAAGTCGAGCAGTTCCTGCTTCGGCACATCCGCAAAGTAAGTCGACCCCACCGAATTAACATAGTCCACCATGCGCTCCCCGGCGCAGTTCTGATAGATCACGACCTTCAGAAAGTCGGAATATGGCGCCATCTCGGCATAGTCCTGTTCCGCACGATAGATCGGGTTGAAGGAGTTGTTATGCCATACGTGCCAACCCACGCCCATATTCGGCTTGATGGATTTGATCTTGTCGTAGATCGCCTTCTGCGTCTCGCGCAGACTGCGCGTCCACAGGGACTCCCATGCCAGAAGCTCCGGGTAACGCAGCATCAGGCGCCACAGCATGACGTAGTAGCCGTCGGAAGGACGAACGCCCTTGCGCGATGCGGTAACGAACCTCTCCAGCTCCTCGAAGCCCTTCCTCGCACGATCCGGATTGATCCCCTCCGCTTTGGCTCTTGCAACAGTGTGTTCAGAAAAATCACAGACGCTGGAGAGGGCAGGATGAGAATGGCTTGCGCCAAGAGCATTCGAAAGTGGGCCCTGGCGTTCCGATCCCCACATGATGCCATCGAGATCGTAGTTGCGCGTCCAGTTCTCCACCATGCCGAGAATCCATGCACGATGCTCCGGCGCATTGAAGTTCATGCTGCCGATCTTTTCACCCTGCAGGTTTACATCCTGCATTGGCTTGATACCGGGAAGGTCCTTGCCCATCACATCTTCAAACCAGGCAATTGTCTTGACACCATGCTTCTTCGCTTTTGGGATCACATCTTCCAGGACGTCATAGTTACCAAGGTCGGGCGCGCGAAAATCCTTCAGTGTCGTGTCGGCAAAGTACTTTTTGTCGTAGTTCGTGTAGCAACCGCCGACGAAGGTGTCTTTGTCATACTGTTGT
This genomic stretch from Terriglobus saanensis SP1PR4 harbors:
- a CDS encoding glycerate kinase type-2 family protein gives rise to the protein MPPFLDREEIAPRQQNPKGYAQWLFTQVMLRVNVPRSMRDSFVLEGSELRVGEDRFDLRLFKRIFLVSIGKASVPMAEHAIQTLGDALPLTGVVVGLGTWAAPPGILSLRGDHPVPGRNSFVAAHELLQLMQTADEDTLVLYLISGGASAMAEAPLDASISSEDLSAFYRRLLHSGLAIGKTNVLRKHFSAIKGGRLALAAGAATRCTVLISDVPPGRLDIVGSGPSLADTSTVEEVRRILAETPLLAPVPEAMARFLEQMPETPKTLPEGRLPSTSLSLLSSDSLIEEAIQLVSTAGYRVIVDNTCDDWDYSDAAKYLVERAREESVASIPLCILSAGEVTVSIKGQAGLGGRNQQWALRVAQLIDGQSNFVAMSVGSDGIDGNSPAAGAVVDGSTWQRALRAGMNPQNALESFNAYPLFEALGDTVDPGPSGNNIRDLRVIFVNKQP